A region of the Prevotella intermedia ATCC 25611 = DSM 20706 genome:
TCATCGTGGCTCGTCCGACGATGTTTGGGCCACTGCCCGAAAGCATTTACGACATTGTGCACGAGTCGTTGAAATACCGCAAGATGGCGCACACCGCCGAAGAAATCACCCGTTACATACTCGAGGACAACTACGGCATTTATCCAGACAGCTACTACTTCTCCGACATACGCAACGGATTCGTACTGAAGTTCTACAACCACGAAGAGTTTGACATTCAGGAACTTGAAGACAGCGTGAAAGAAGTGATAGATCAGCATCAGCCTGTGGCATACTACGACGAGGAACACATCACCATCGGCAAACGCATCGTAGAGTGCGGAGGCCCTCGCCTGCAGGTTACCAACACCCGAGACATATTGAATTTTGCCTTCGTAAAGGAACTTATGCACGACAAGGACAGCAAAACGTACTGCCTAATCGGCATTGTAGACAAGAATTGCGAAAACATTGAAAACCGAAATACACAGTATTTCCTTACAAGAGAACTATAAATGAGAGAAATTGAAGCATCAAGAATTACGGAGTTGGTAGAAAAACTCTGTATAGAAGCGTGTTACGTGCTTGCCGACGATATATACAACAAGCTCGCAATATGCCAGAAACAAGAGAAATCGCCCTTGGCAAGCGAAATCATCGGTACGATAGTAAAGAATGCCGACATCGCCAGAACCGAGCGGGTGCCTATGTGTCAGGACACGGGAATGACGGTTGTGTTCGTCAAAATGGGACAAGAGTGCCACGTTACGGGCGGTTTCATCGAGGAAGCCATCAACCAAGGCGTGCGCCAAGGCTATGCAAACGGTTATCTGCGCAAGTCGGTTGTGAAAGACCCGATAGACCGTGTGAACACCACCGACAACACACCAGCCATCATTCACTACGAAATCGTATCGGGAGATGAGTTCCACATCACCGTAGCACCAAAGGGTTTCGGCAGCGAAAACAAGAGCGGGCTGAAGATGCTTACGCCCAGTGCAGGCGTGAAAGGAATCAAGGAGTTTGTCATCGACACCATTTTCCACGCTGGCGGCAACCCCTGCCCACCCATCATCGTAGGTATCGGCATCGGTGGAACTATGGAGCGGGCAGCCTTCCTCAGCAAGAAAG
Encoded here:
- a CDS encoding fumarate hydratase, translated to MREIEASRITELVEKLCIEACYVLADDIYNKLAICQKQEKSPLASEIIGTIVKNADIARTERVPMCQDTGMTVVFVKMGQECHVTGGFIEEAINQGVRQGYANGYLRKSVVKDPIDRVNTTDNTPAIIHYEIVSGDEFHITVAPKGFGSENKSGLKMLTPSAGVKGIKEFVIDTIFHAGGNPCPPIIVGIGIGGTMERAAFLSKKALLRPVGSVSEKPHVAQLEKELLEEINKLGIGPCGFGGTTTALQVSILTNATHIAGLPVSVNIGCHATRHAEGSL